From Faecalicatena sp. Marseille-Q4148:
ATTCATCTCTTGAATCAGTTCTTTCACTTTCTGAAGCTGGCAATTCAATTGCTGTATTGACGCTTTTCCACGGCGGTCATGGTGATGGGGCGTCGCAACAATTGCGCGTATTCCTTCTTGATAAGCGATTTTTAACATTTGTTCCGTATCTTTTAGATTTTTTGCACCGTCATCAACTCCCGGTAAAATGTGGCAATGCATATCAATGTATTTATTCATTTTCATTTTATTCTCTATAAATCTTCTCCAATAGCAAACGTTTCTTCTATCTGCTGCTTCGTCTTCAGTACAGCAGCCGAATATCTTCCCATAATCAGTACAACTTCTCCGTCTTCCACAAGATATTCCTCATACTCTGTAGTATAGCCTCTGTCATAAGTATACATCAAGCGGTACATTTTCCCTTTTTCCGGAACTTCTGCTCTCCAGACAGGAATTGTCACTTCTTGAAGTTTTTTGCTGTTATTGACAACTATTATAATCTGTTCGTTCTCTAAAAATCTAGAAAATGACAAAATATGTTCATTCCATGTCAATATTTGCAGAGAGCCGCTGGTAAGGGCCGGATAATTCTTGTGGATTCTGATCATTTCCCTGTGGAAGTCCAGCATGAGCTTATCTTCCCGTCCCCACGGATATGTTCTTCGATTATCCGGATCTGTAAAGCCGCAAAGCCCGGCTTCATCTCCATAATAAAGTGTCGGCGCTCCGATCCAGGTCATCTGCATAACAACTGCTTCCCGCATAACTGCCGGATTGATATTTTTATTTGCAGCCTCCGGTCCGAGATTCTGTACACGTCCTACCCAGTGATTCGTTCTTGTCAGAAATCTTGAATGATCGTGATTGGAAAGCTGATTCATCGCCACCATCAGGGACGGCATCATCATACTGCTCATATGATGTTTCATCACATTGACAAAGTTATCTGAATTATTCAAAAGATCCTGACGGAATTCATCACTGTGTTTCTCCATTCCGGTAAGGAACCATGTTACCGGTTCCATAAACGCATCATAGTTCATAACAGTGTCCCACTCATCTCCCTGAAGCCATTCCTGTGGATCTCCGTAATGTTCCGCCAGAATAATCGCTTCCGGATTCGCCTCTTTCACTGCTTTTCGGAACTTTTTCCAAAATTCATGGTTATAATCATTGGTTTTGCCGAGATCTGCCGCCACATCAAGGCGCCAGCCATCCGCACAAAACGGTTCAGACACCCATTTTCTTCCGACATTGATAATATAATCTTCCAGTTCCTGCGACTGTTCATAGTTTAATTTCGGAAGTGTGTTGTGGCCCCACCAGCCTTCATAATTGTCATTGTCCGGCCAGTTTTCAGATTCTCTGCTGTAAAAATTAAAATAATTTCTGTATGGACTTTTGGAAGAAATGTATGCACCTGGTTCATAACCTTCTACATTATGATAAATATATTCCCGATCCATCCATTTGTTAAAAGAGCCACAGTGATTAAAGACTCCATCCAGAATAATTTTCATTCCTCTTTTATGGACTTCCCGGATCAGCTCTGCAAGATATTCGTTGCTGGCTTCCAGATTTTCCTTATCCGTTGTCCTTAGACGATACTTCCCGGCAGAACAATTATTTCCTTCCCAACCCTGCAGCAGATTCCCGCCATCATTTTTAATAACGGCAATATGCGGATCTACATAGTCATAATCCTGTGTATCATATTTATGGTTGGAAGGTGACACAAAAATCGGATTGAAATAAATAACGTCTACACCCAGTTCCTGAAGATAGTCCAGCTTCTTCATCACTCCCTGCAGATCGCCTCCGTAAAATTCTCTTACATCCATGCTGGCAGGATACTGATACCAGTCTGTTACCCGGATGCTCTTGTCTCCCAGATACATATATTCGCCGGTTTCTACATCATTATCCGGATTCCCATTACAAAAACGATCTACATAGATCTGATACATGACAGCGCCCTTTGCCCATTCCGGTGTGGAAAATCCGGGCGCTATCATAAAATAATAATCATCAATCACCTTTTCTGACGGACCGCATTGCTGATAGTAGATATGCTCACTGCCGCTTTTAATCTCGAAACAGTATCGGAATTGGTCTTTTCCAAGCTGATAATTGACGGTATAGTAATCAAAAAGCCCCCGGCTTACTTCCTTATGCATCAGATATCTGCTCTTTTCTGTCACAAGCCACACTTCATCCGCATCATTCTTAGCAGTACGAAAGCGGATGGTTACTATCTCATCCGCCTGTGGCTCTGCCGGGTTTATATAATTGCCGGTTCCGTCGCTGTAAAGTGCCTCTTTATTCATACGCTATCCCTCTGCTCTGTCCGGAGTTTCAAATAATGCCTCAAATTCTTCTCTCGTAATCTTTTCTTTCTCCATCAAAAGCGCTGCACAAGAGTGAAGTACCGGCATATACTCGTCCAGAAGCTGTTCTGCATGACGGTAGCATCCGTCAATGATATTTTTCACTTCCGCATCGATTTCCCCTGCGATCCGCTCTCCATAACTGCGTGCCGCATGTGCCAGATCCCGACCGATAAATACCTCGTCACTGTCATCATCGTAGTTGATCGTTCCAAGTCGCTCGGACATACCGTATTTCGTTACCATTGCTCTCGCTGTCGCTGTTGCCTGTTTAATGTCCTGTGAAGCTCCCGTTGTAATATCGCCGAAAATCTTCTCCTCGGCAATACGGCCGCCTAATGATACTGTAATATCCTGCAGCATTTTGCCTTTCGTCAGAAACATTTCATCCTGCTCCGGAAGCGGCATCGTATATCCCGCTGCCCCTGCTCCGGTCGGAATAATGGAAACACTGTAAACCGGTCCCACATCCGGAAGCACATGGAACAGAATCGCGTGGCCTGCCTCATGGTAAGCTGTAATTCTCTTTTCTTTGTCAGAAATCACACGGCTCTTCTTCTCTGCTCCGATTCCTACTTTCACGAAAGAATGGCGAATGTCTGCCTGTGTAATATACGGACGGCTGTCCTTCGCCGCATAGATTGCCGCTTCATTGAGAAGGTTCTCAAGATCTGCACCGGTAAATCCTGCTGTTGTCTGTGCGATCTGCTTCAGATCCACATCATCTCCAAGCGGTTTCCCCTTCGCATGCACTTTCAGAATCTCCTCACGTCCCAGTACATCCGGACGTCCTACAACAACTTTTCTGTCAAATCTTCCCGGACGAAGAATCGCCGGATCGAGGATATCGACACGGTTCGTTGCCGCCATTACGATAATGCCTTCATTGACTCCGAAACCGTCCATCTCAACAAGCATCTGGTTCAATGTCTGTTCCCGTTCGTCATGGCCGCCGCCCATTCCGGTGCCGCGCCGTCTTGCAACTGCGTCAATCTCATCAATGAACACGATACATGGAGCATTTTTCTTCGCATCTTCAAACAAATCCCGGACACGGGAAGCTCCAACACCGACAAACATCTCTACAAAGTCAGATCCTGAAATACTAAAGAACGGAACACCCGCTTCTCCGGCAACTGCTTTCGCAAGCAATGTCTTACCGGTTCCCGGAGGTCCTACAAGAAGTACTCCTTTCGGAATTCTTGCTCCGAGCTGTGTGTACTTTGTTGGATCCTTCAGGAAATCAACAATCTCCTCCAGCTCTTCTTTCTCTTCTTTCAACCCTGCAACTTTATCAAAATTAACTTTCTTATCTTTATCTGTGCTCATCTTGGCGCGGCTCTTCCCGAAATTCATTGCCTTCGCGTTCGCACCGCCTCCTGCCTGCCGATTCATCAGCAGAAATACAACAAGCACTGCTACGATGGAGATTCCCATCGGAAGAAGTACTGTCGTAATCCAGCTTTCTTCCGGAACACTCGTGACGATAAAATCAATCTTTTCTTCTTCCAGCTGCTCCTGCACTTCGTTGACATTAGACACGTTCAATGTCTTTGTCTCTCCGTCATCCAACGTAAAGACGATCTGTCCCGTTGGGATAGAACGGTCCTGATTAATTACTGCGCGCTGAATAGATCCACTTTCAAGCGCCTCCTGATATTCACGATAAGTAAATTCCCGATCCCGGTTCTGCGCCTGATTTGTAAACCAGAACACTGCAAACAGCGTCACCAGGAACAAAATAAAGGTCGCACCCCCAAATCCTCTGTTCTTATTACTGTCCAATTTGCTGCTCCTTCCTATTCAATTCCTTCAACAATACCGATATACGGCAGATTTCTGTACTTCTGTGCATAATCCAGACCATATCCTACGATAAACTCATCCGGAATCACAAATCCTGTATAGTCTACCTTCACTTCTCTGACACGGCGATCCGGTTTGTCAAGCAATGTGCAGAGTTTCATGCTCTTTGGTCCTCTCTTAGCAAGGATCTCAAGCAGATAAGATAATGTTCTTCCGGAGTCAATAATGTCTTCCACAACAAGAACATCCTTTCCCTCCAGACTTTCGTCAAGATCTTTTGCAATCTTTACGACACCGCTTGATGTTGTTCCATCTCCGTAGCTTCCCACACTCATAAAATCCATTGAAACCGGAACAGTGATTCTCTTAGCAAGTTCACACATAAAAAATACTCCGCCTTTTAAAACACAGATCAGATGTACCTGCTTTCCTGCATAATCTTCACTAATCTGTTTGCCCAGCTCTCTGATTCTCGCATCAAGTGCAGCTTCTGAAATAAGTTCTCTAATTGTTTCTGACATCTTTTTCTCCTCCATGTATCGTGATTTCTAAAATTCTTTCTGTTTCTTCTAAGACATATGCCGCGCATCCCCTGCGATGCCCTGCTATCCACAGCACATGACTTCCCTGTGCAACAAGCCAGATCCGGTCTCTCTCTTCTTTTGGAATCTTTTCATTAATAAAATAAGATTTCAATTTCTGCTTTTTCCCGGACTTATCAATCATAATATAATCTCCGGGACGCCGTTTTCTGACTATTACAGTATCTTTTATTATATCATAATCAAACCATTTCGTATATATATTATCTGGCACATTTATAGCATCTGAGGAAGATTTTTCTATTAATTTTGCAGTAATAACGCTATTTTCTACTCTTAGCTGCATTCCCGGAACAATCGGATACGAAGCCTCTTTGCTGTCTGTTTCTCCTTTTCGTTCCCGCTGATTCTTTTCTTCCATTTTCTTAATGCAAATGCACGCTTCTTCATGCACGGCTGTCAGCCGATACGGCAAAGACAGTTTACTTCCCTTTTGCTGATCCCACATAGAACTCAACAGCTCTACATGCTTTTGACCGATATTTTTCTCACTCCCCGCCGCTTCCGCAATGACACGGTGGCAGAGCATATGAAAAATGACTTCCGCGAGCGCTGACTTTGCCGCTATGCGGATCATTACTTCCTCTCCCTCTATTTTCACATAGTCATCAAAGGCTTTCTCCACCTGAGTATTCATATAATCACTGATTTGCCGAAGCTGTTCCATTGTCTGATTTATATGCGCTACTGCTGCCGGATTTATTTCCTCTTCCAAATACGGTATCACACAATTGCGAAGTTTATTTCTTGTGTAAATATTTTCAAAATTAGTTGCATCTGTACAGTAGGATATCTGTCTCTCTTCCAGGTACATTTCAATTTCTTTTCTTCCGACACACAAAAGCGGCCGGATCATGCTGTCGGACACCGGACGCATTCCGCCAAGTCCCTGCAGCCGGCTCCCTCTGATAAGATTCATGAGAAATGTTTCTGCATTGTCATCACTGTGGTGAGCCAGCGCAATTTTCGTTCCGCCATATAGATCCCGTTCTTTTTGAAACGCTTCCCGGCGTACTTCTCTCCCAGCCTCTTCTGTAGATTGTTTCCGTTTTTTCGCTTCTAATTCCACATCATAGTAATAAATTGTACAGGGGATTTTGTATTGTTCTGTCAGTTTCTTCACAAAAGCTGCGTCCGCATCTGCCGCTTCCCCACGCAGCCCATGATGCACATGCACTGTGCGGATTTGAAACCCAATCTCTTTTTGCAGATCCATTAATACGAAAAGAAGGCATACCGAGTCTGCTCCCCCTGATATGCCTGCAATTACAATATCTGATTGTTCCAGCATATGATATTTCTTCACATATGCTCTGATTTTTTCTATCATAACTTTGGTCCTGTCATCTATGCAGTAATTCCTGCTCTATTATCATTATTAGATTCCAGTACAAATATAATGAATTTTCCGCTCAAAGTCAAGCTTCCCGCTTTCTGGCACATTTTCTTACACATTCTCCTATTCCGAATTCTCACATTTCAAATTCTAAGCATTCCAGATTCCGATTACGAGTACCGTCATGTCGTCAAGCGGTTTCTCTCCGGTAAAATTCAACACCTGTTCAAGAATATGTTCTGCCATCTCCGTTGGGTTCTGAATCTCTGTTCCTTTGATAATCGTTTCCAGCACAAGTTCCTGCTCACCTACCGGAAGCGCATCCATAACTCCGTCTGTTACCATTACTACTACATCCCCGCTCTCAAGCTGCCTTGTTACCGTATCAAATTCCAGATTCTGCACAACACCAAGCGGAAGACTTGTTGAGGTAATCCGTTCCACTTCTCTTCCGCATTTTACAAATGTCGTAGAAGCTCCGACTTTTACAAATTCACACACACCGGAATACATATCAAAGATGCTCATATCAATTGTAGAAAAACAGATTTCCTCCCGCCCCGCTACAAACGCTGTATTCATGAGCTGAAGCGCCATTTTATGCGGATATCCGGCTTCCAGAAGTTCCTCCAGAAGTTCTACCACACGGGCGCTCTCCCGAAATGCCTTCTCTCCCGATCCCATTCCGTCTGAGATTGCCGCTCCTTCCTTTCCTCCCGGCAGTTCCATCATAAGAAAATTATCTCCGGAAATCTTATCGCATCCCTTTCCGATCTTGGCAACACCCCGCAGCGAATAAAAAGAAGCGCTTTCCATACATACAACCGTGCAATATTCTTCCGGCAGGATCGGACGTTCATCTGCCTGAAGAATCAGATGTTTTCCTGTACAGGAAGACACAATCCTTGCTACCTCTTTTGTTGTAATACACTGATGCTTCATCGCCTTGATCGTAACATGGATTTCGTATCGCCCGTTTTCCGTTACAAAAAACAGGCTTTGAAGAAGACGTATACCGCTTTTCCGGAAACGATTCCGCAGTTTTTTCTCAAGATGCTCATCCCGAAAGATACTGGCTCCAATCTCCTTCGCCGCCTGTCTTACCACTTCTGTAAACAAATTCATTTGCTTTGCACAGCCCTGCCGGTTCTGCACAATCCGATTATTCCAAAGTAGCTCCTGTTTTGCACTTCCAAAGGCTTCCAGCAATTCTTCCAGCAGCTGCTCTGAAGCACAGCACCGCTTCTCAAGTTTCCGCTTCATTTCAATATTCAAATCTGCACCGTAATTCTCAATTGTCAGAAGAAGATCGTAAATAAACTGCCGCATCTCTGTCTGCCGTTCTTTCATACAAATCTCGTACTCTGCACAGGATGCGCACACCTTTCTATGTACCTGGTCGAGCATCTGTTCCACTTCTTCCGGTGCAAATGTTTCTTTCGTCCCTTCCAGACTCAGAAATATGCCGGACAGCTTCTGAAGTGATGCGGCAAATTTCTCAATCTGCTCTACATATGGGTTTTCCATCACCGTCATCTGCTCTTTCGTGTCTCTCATATTCAGTCCTCCTCATAAACAAAAGAAACTTCCGGAGACCTCTGTCTCCGGAAGTTATCTTTCGTAAAATTTATTAATCATATTTATTTTAGTTCTCTGGCTCTAATATAATCTCATCCGGATACACAAGTCCCAATTTCTCACGGGCAACTTCTTCCGTATATGAATCGGATCCTACATATTCTTCCAGATCGTCAATCTCATCCGCACGTTCTTTCGCTTCATCAATCTGACTCTGCAGCTCTTCCTGCTGCTCCTGATATGCGGCGTTCTTCGCTTTCAAGGACATATTTCCAACTACTACCACAACTACGAGAAAGAGCATGACTCCACTAATCATCAATATACTCTGTTTATGATGCAAAATACGCTTTCTCTGCTTTCTCGCGCGGCTCTTCTGCTTAATGCCTGCCATTGCATTCTCCCTTACTTTCTCTATCAGGTTATCCGTTATCATGTTTATATTAACGTCTTTTCCGGGAATGTTCAAGTGGTTTTCCCCTTTTTCCGGAAAAACAACCCTTCAGAATCCGACATATTTTCCCGATCCATGTCAGTATTCCATACCCGGCTGCTCCTCCAAGACATACGCCAAGCACAAAATACCACCGAATACTGCCGTCACAGGTAAGATACATTTCCCGAAATAAAAATAATGCTGTCCAAAACCAATATATAAGATCTTCTGCCGCAACAACTGCCATTTTGTGCTTCACAATTCTTCGGAAAATGCGAAGAGATGTATAAACGCCCCAAATAAAAAAACCGGTAAGAAGCGCATCTGCAAAAATCGCTGCCTCTCGTTCAATTCCTAAGATCATAGGCTATCGGAACAGCTTGGCAAACAAATTCTCACCCTGCTTGCCCACTGCATGAATTTCTGAATACGCGATACTGTCAATCGTCCCGGACAGATCAACTTCTCCTTTTTCCAGGCTCAGGCGGTTCACATGCAGATCACTTCCTTTTACCATCAGCATCCCCTGCTCTGTTTCAAGAAGGATCTCATTCAAGTCAAAGGAAAGCACATCCAACACCCCTGTTACTGTACTTGTTTTTCTATTATTGACAACTAGTTTGTGTGCTTTCTGAATCTGTCTTTCTTCCATAAATTATACACTCCCTCCACACAACATGTTCTTCTTTCCTAATTGTATGAAAGGTCGTCCGCATTTATGCCAGAAACTCTCTACAGATAGCGGAAGAGGTCTTTCGCCTCATCTTTCTTCGTTGTTTCCTGAATCTGCAGCACCTCTGCCTTTACCGTCTTTGTTCCAAACTGGATCTCAATCACATCGCCCGGTTTCACTTTTACAGAAGCCTTCGCTACCGTTCCATTCACAAGCACTCTTCCGGCATCACACGCTTCATTTGCCACTGTCCGGCGCTTGATCAGTCTGGATACTTTTAAAAATTTGTCTAATCTCATCTTTCTTTCTCCTAAAAAATGGCATTATAAGCTGCCTTATAATGCCATTTGTATTCAATCTATTCTCGAATCTTACTGGATTGCATCCTTGAATGCTTTACCTGGTTTAAACTTCGGTGACTTAGAAGCCGGAATTACCATTGTGCTTCCTGTCTGCGGATTTCTTCCTTCTCTTGCAGCTCTCTCGCTGACTTCAAATGTACCAAAACCTACAAGCTGTACTTTTTCACCTTTTTTTAATTCTTCTGCGATTACATCTACAAATGCTTTTAAAGCTTTTTCAGAATCTTTTTTTGATAATTCTGCATTCTCAGCGATTGCTGCAATAAGTTCTGTTTTATTCATGAAAATTCTTCCTCCTCTTGTTATAGAACTCTGGATATGATAAACAGCCCCGATTGGCTGAAGTACCAGCGTGTTAATATCTCTCTCAGTATAACCACGCGTTTTTCACTTTGTCAAGAAAATTCGCCTGTATCTGCACATTTTCCGGCTTTTTTCGATGATTTACAGCATTTCCTGAATCATTTCGAGAATCGTCTTTCCTAACTCTTCGGATTTGCTGTCTGCATCTGCCAGAGAAGAGCCTTTCACACCATAGTAGAATTTTACTTTTGGCTCTGTTCCGGATGGTCTTACACATACCCATGCCGCATCATTTAACTCATAATAAAGCACATTTGAGTTCGGCAGTCCCGTCGGCGCTGTCTTACCTGTTGCAAGATCCGTAATTGTATCTGCCTGATAGTCTCTCACTTTTTCTACTTTATATGCACCAAATGCTTTTGGCGGTTCTTTTCTAAGTGTTTCAAGAATCTCCTGAATCTTGGCAAGTCCTTCAATTCCTTTTAAAGTGATAGACTGGATATCGTCTTTGTAATATCCGTACTTCTCATAGGCATCGATCATAGCATCCCATAGCGTCTTGCCCTGTGTCTTATAGTAAGCAGCCGCCTCGCAGAGAGCCATTGTTGCAACAATCGCATCTTTATCTCTTGCATGTGTTCCGATCAGACATCCATAGCTCTCTTCAAATCCAAATACATACTCGCCTTTTCCGCTTGTCTCAAAGCCAAGAATCTGCTGTCCGATATATTTGAATCCTGTCAGAACTTCAATCAATCCGATGCCATTTTCTTTTGCAATGGCATCAGCCATATTCGATGTAACAATTGTCTTAATCAGATATCCGTCTTCCGGAAGTCCTTTTAATGCTTTTCTCTGTGTGATCTCATAATCTGCCAGCAGACAACCGGACATATTACCGGTAAGTACTTTATACTCTCCTGATACTGTATCTTTTACATAAACGCCAAGACGATCTGCATCCGGATCTGTTGCAAGTACAAGGTCTGCATCTACTTCTTTTGCAAGTTTTAGTCCGAGTTCAAATGCTTCTTTTGCCTCTGGATTCGGATAAGAGACTGTCGGGAAATTACCGTCCGGAAGTTCCTGTTCTTTTACTACATAAACATGCTCAAAACCAAGTTCTTTCAAAACACGTCTTGCCGGAATATTACCGGTTCCGTGAAGCGGACTGTAAACAATCTTCAGTTCGCTCTTCATCTTGTCAATGGCATCCTGATGAAGTACCTGCTTCTTCAGCTCGGCGATATATGCATCGTCAATTTCAGAGCCGATCACAATATACAGATTCTTTTCCTTTGCTTCTCCAAGGCTTACTGTCTTACATTCATCATGGCGCTCGATTGCATTCACCTCATCCATGATTCCTTTATCATGCGGCGGTGTAATCTGTGCTCCATCTTCCCAGTATACTTTATATCCATTGTATTCCGGCGGGTTATGGCTCGCTGTAATATTAATTCCGGCAATACATCCAAGTTTGCGCACTGCATAAGATAACTCCGGTGTCGGACGAAGTGATTCAAATACATATGCTCTGATTCCATTTGCCGCAAGACAGAGAGCTGCCTCATCTGCAAATTCAGGAGACATCCGACGTGAATCGTAAGCAATCGCTACTCCCTGTTCCTGTGCGCCCTTCTTGATAATATAGTTCGCCAATCCCTGTGTTGCCTTGCGGACCGTATAGATATTCATCCGGTTTGTTCCTGCCCCTATAATTCCCCGAAGTCCTGCCGTTCCGAATTCCAGCTCCTTATAGAAGCGCTCCTTAATCTCTTTATCATCTTCGGAAATCGCCTGTAATTCCGCTTTTGTCTCTGCATCAAAATATGGATTCTCAAGCCATTCCTGATATTTTTTCTGATAGTCCATTGTAATCAACCTCCTGGATTCCTTTCTTATGCGAATTCTCGCTTTCTCTTACCGTTAGGTAAATGTCTAAAGATAGTTTTATTATACACCACTTACCTATAAATGAAAAGAAAATATGTCCCCTAAAAACTGCTTTTTCTCCTTTGTTTCCTGGACAGAAAGTACCAGTTTCTCGACACTTTTCTGTGGAATCCTTGCTTTATTTGACTGATAATATGTATTGGCTGCTTTAAAAAATTTCTCCGGATACGCAAGACGCAGCGCCAGGTATTCCATTTCTTCCCCGGAAAGCGGATGGATCCTCGTATAAGAGCGGATGATCTGCTCTCCCAGATGTCTGTCCCAATGATTCTTTTCCATAATCTTACGCATGAAATAGTAAAGATCTCCCGCCTGAATATCAATTCTAAAATCATCAAAATTCACAGTAGCGATCCCCTCTGAAGTCATAATCAGGTTATGATAATTATAGTCTCCGTGCACAAGCGTCCGCTTCCTTTTACTTTCCTCATAAAGCTTCCGGCACTCCTCTGCCTTCCCTGTGACTTCTTTCGCAAATGCATACATTTCTTCAAAGCAGCTCAAAAACAATAACTCAAATTCATTCTTTGCCGGGCGTTTCCGTATAAAACCTCTGATCTTGCGAAGTTTCTGGTTGTATCTTTGAAGTTCCTCCTCCGGTTTCGTACCAACCGGTACGTCGCCCTGAAGATTGTCTGTCGGTTCTGCAAGCACATTATGCAAAAATGCCAGATTTTTTACTGCCTCTGTAATCTCATACTCTTTCTGTACATTGCATTCCCTGCCTGCAAACCATTTCTTTACAAGATAAACCGTTCCGTCTTCCAGCTTCGAAACAAATGCTCCTTCTTTATTGGCGATCGGATTATCCACTAATCGGCATCCACCCGCCCGCAAATGCAGACAGAGGCGGTCCATACTCTCCGCCCGCCTCTCAGACATTCCCGTGTTCTGCACTATGCAGAGCCCACGGTCTGTATCGAGCAGAAAGCTGTTCCGCCCCCGCTTTATATTCTTCACTTCTATATCATATTGTTCCAAAACTTCTAATTCATACTCTTTCATACTTACCTCCAGAATTCTTACTTCGTTCCCTCTAATGTATGAATTCGTCCCGATAAGTATGACTCAACCACAAGAACAGTCCGCGCCTGCCTCTTAGATCAGTTTCAGCAGTTCGTCCTTTGTGTTTTTCCCCGGATCCGAAAGGACTGCATCAAGAAGCTTCTCTAACGTCTCTCCAACGGCTTTTCCCTGTTGGATTCCGGCTTCTATTAAATCTTTCCCAGTCACTGCAAGCGTTTTCAGCGACACACAGTCTCCCTTCTCCAACGTCTCATGATAATACTGTTCTACCAGAGCAAGATTTTCCATCTTCTCTGCCCTTCGGTATTCACTTTGCCCCATCATATCTGCTCTTCGCAGTTCGATGTAATAAGGAAAAAGTTCTTCTCCGATGATTGCCATACTCCTGCGCACATTTTCCGGAGTCGCCTTCGTCTTATAATGATAATCGTGATATAAAACAAGCTTGCATACATTTCGCAGCGTATAGTTGTCGAATTTCAGCCGTTTCAAAATAACCCTCGTCATTTCCTCGCTACGTTTCCCATGTCCTGTAAAATGCGCCACACCTTCTGCATCAATACTTTTCATATCCGGTTTTCCAAAATCGTGAAACAGCGCTGCCAGACGGAGTATCCTGTCATTTCTCACAGCACAGATTACATGGATTGTATGCTCTCCCACATTACAAAAATGATGCGGTGTTTCCTGCGTGGTATCCATCAGACGATCAAATTCCGGAAGGATCACTGCCGTAATCCCAAGCTCATATGCCTCCCGGATCAATTCCGGATGCGGCGATGTCATTAGCTTCACTAATTCTGTCTGGATTCTCTCCGCACTAATCTGACGCAGATTGCCTGCAAGTGCTCTGATTGCTTCTTTTGTCTCTTTCTCGATTTCAAATCCAAGCTGCGCCGCAAAACGCACCGCCCGCATAATACGCAGTGCGTCTTCTCCGAACCGCTCTCTGGCACAGCCGACACAGCGGATCATTCCCTTCTCAAGATCTTCCATTCCGCCAAAAATGTCTACCAGCCCATCTTCATCATTGTACGCCATTGCATTAATCGTAAAATCCCGACGCAGCAGATCTTCCCTCAGATTTCTTGTAAACTGCACACTCTTCGGGTGGCGGCAGTCTTCATAATCGCCGTCTACCCGGTAGGTTGTCACCTCAAACCCTTCTCTGTCCATCAGGACGGTAACAGTGCCATGCTCAATCCCCGTATCTACCGTATGTGAAAACAGACTTTTAATCTCCTGGGGAGAGGCAGACGTGGTAATATCCCAGTCTCCCGGAACTCTTCCCAAAATAGAATCGCGTACGCAGCCCCCGACTGCGTACGCCTCAAATCCATTCTCTTGAAGTGT
This genomic window contains:
- a CDS encoding CCA tRNA nucleotidyltransferase; its protein translation is MRMNLPPNVNRIIHTLQENGFEAYAVGGCVRDSILGRVPGDWDITTSASPQEIKSLFSHTVDTGIEHGTVTVLMDREGFEVTTYRVDGDYEDCRHPKSVQFTRNLREDLLRRDFTINAMAYNDEDGLVDIFGGMEDLEKGMIRCVGCARERFGEDALRIMRAVRFAAQLGFEIEKETKEAIRALAGNLRQISAERIQTELVKLMTSPHPELIREAYELGITAVILPEFDRLMDTTQETPHHFCNVGEHTIHVICAVRNDRILRLAALFHDFGKPDMKSIDAEGVAHFTGHGKRSEEMTRVILKRLKFDNYTLRNVCKLVLYHDYHYKTKATPENVRRSMAIIGEELFPYYIELRRADMMGQSEYRRAEKMENLALVEQYYHETLEKGDCVSLKTLAVTGKDLIEAGIQQGKAVGETLEKLLDAVLSDPGKNTKDELLKLI